A region of Candidatus Liberibacter africanus PTSAPSY DNA encodes the following proteins:
- a CDS encoding lipoprotein-releasing ABC transporter permease subunit — protein sequence MRIFSKFEVIVAWRYLFSSHKDAFISIASFISFFGIMIGVMVLIVVMSVMNGLRADMIKRVLGINGHIIIQQRHYPLVHYKAISNKLISISDVTRVAPFVSGQAFVSSLSSVGSGVMVRGISKNDFSQLKKSFKGFHGNISNGFDQGEIVIGQDLARNLGVAIGDKVQLLVPTMPGMAIRSKFYTIAAIFNMRFPEYDNGVIYMSLRESQLYFNFENAVSGIEVFVKDPDSIEKTHKNIFDILGNSVSIVDWRQRYQMFFSAMEVESNVMFVILALIVLVASLNIISSLIMLVQERRRDIAILRTMGAQNFSIMSIFLMIGSFIGVSGTGAGMIFGVLISRNVEAVRHFFLHTFGIVVFDIDAYLLTELPSKISWIEVSWIMIMSLSLSLFATIIPSWKASRIDPIKVLRYE from the coding sequence ATGCGTATTTTTTCTAAATTTGAAGTGATAGTCGCTTGGAGATATCTATTTTCGAGTCATAAAGATGCTTTTATTTCTATTGCTTCTTTTATATCTTTTTTCGGTATAATGATAGGAGTAATGGTTTTAATCGTTGTTATGTCTGTAATGAATGGGTTGCGTGCAGATATGATCAAGCGTGTTCTAGGGATCAATGGACATATCATTATACAGCAGAGACATTATCCACTGGTTCATTATAAAGCTATTTCCAATAAGTTGATTTCTATTTCAGATGTTACAAGAGTTGCGCCTTTTGTTAGTGGTCAAGCATTTGTTTCTAGTTTAAGTTCTGTTGGCTCTGGTGTTATGGTGCGAGGTATTTCTAAAAATGATTTTTCTCAGCTAAAAAAATCATTTAAGGGTTTTCATGGGAATATATCCAATGGTTTTGATCAAGGAGAGATTGTTATAGGGCAAGATCTTGCTCGTAATTTGGGTGTGGCAATAGGAGATAAAGTTCAGCTTCTTGTGCCGACGATGCCTGGTATGGCAATTCGTTCTAAGTTTTATACTATTGCAGCTATATTTAATATGCGTTTTCCGGAGTATGATAATGGAGTGATTTATATGTCTCTTCGGGAATCTCAGTTATATTTTAATTTTGAAAATGCTGTATCAGGTATAGAGGTTTTTGTGAAAGATCCTGATTCCATAGAAAAAACACATAAAAATATTTTTGATATTCTTGGTAATAGTGTTTCGATTGTTGATTGGCGTCAACGTTATCAAATGTTTTTTTCTGCTATGGAAGTTGAGAGTAATGTCATGTTTGTTATTCTGGCATTAATAGTGCTTGTTGCTTCCCTTAATATTATTTCTAGTTTAATCATGTTAGTGCAAGAAAGACGGCGGGATATAGCAATTTTGCGTACGATGGGAGCGCAGAATTTTTCTATTATGAGTATATTTTTGATGATAGGTTCTTTTATTGGTGTATCTGGTACTGGTGCAGGGATGATTTTCGGTGTTTTGATTTCTCGAAACGTTGAGGCGGTAAGACATTTTTTTTTGCATACCTTCGGTATAGTAGTATTTGATATAGATGCATATTTATTAACTGAATTGCCTTCTAAAATTTCGTGGATTGAGGTTTCGTGGATAATGATTATGTCACTTTCTTTATCTTTATTTGCAACCATTATCCCGAGCTGGAAAGCATCACGGATAGATCCTATTAAAGTTTTACGCTATGAGTAA
- the proS gene encoding proline--tRNA ligase, with protein MRRSRYFLPIMQENPRDAEIFSHKFMLRTGMIYQHSKGIYSWLPLGYRALDKVNSIIREEQNRIGAIEMSVSTLQSADLWIESGRYDSYGKEMLRIVDRNDKALLYGPTHEEAMTDIARSYIKSYRDLPLTFYQIQLKFRDEVRPRFGVMRSREFLMKDAYSFDLTPEDSEHSYNKMFVSYLRIFHRLGLKAIPVRAESGPIGGDLSHEFIVLADTGETQVFCCKDFIDFSIPSEDTDFDDVASLKNIINKWTSPYAATYDVHNEELFHSLPENKRISAKGIEVGHIFHFGTKYSLPMSATFKGSDGKEHYVQMGSYGIGSMRVVAAVIESSHDEQGIIWPDAISPFQIHLINLKIHDQTCCDVCENIYGRLSQAGCDVFWDDVDEQAGSKFAMADLLGFPLQIIVGSKFISDSKVEIKYRSTGIREDMSLEEVINYASSRFVDARNTKRV; from the coding sequence ATGAGAAGATCAAGGTATTTTTTGCCAATTATGCAAGAAAATCCTAGAGATGCAGAAATATTCTCACATAAATTTATGTTGCGCACAGGAATGATTTATCAACATTCAAAGGGAATTTATTCTTGGCTTCCTTTGGGGTACAGGGCTCTTGATAAGGTTAATTCGATTATTCGTGAAGAGCAAAATCGCATAGGTGCGATTGAGATGAGTGTTTCAACGTTGCAATCAGCTGATTTATGGATTGAAAGTGGTCGATATGACTCTTATGGAAAGGAAATGCTTCGGATCGTTGATAGAAACGATAAAGCATTGCTTTATGGACCAACTCATGAAGAGGCAATGACGGATATTGCCCGTTCTTATATAAAATCTTATAGGGATCTTCCGCTCACTTTCTATCAAATTCAGTTGAAATTTCGAGATGAAGTAAGGCCACGTTTCGGAGTAATGCGTTCGCGTGAATTTTTGATGAAAGATGCGTATTCTTTTGATTTAACTCCTGAAGATTCAGAGCATTCTTATAATAAAATGTTTGTTTCGTATCTTCGGATATTTCATCGTTTGGGATTAAAAGCTATACCAGTGCGTGCGGAATCTGGTCCAATTGGTGGTGATTTAAGCCATGAATTTATTGTTCTTGCGGATACGGGTGAAACACAAGTTTTTTGTTGTAAGGATTTTATAGACTTTTCTATTCCTTCAGAAGATACTGATTTTGATGATGTTGCATCTTTAAAAAATATTATTAATAAATGGACCTCTCCTTATGCGGCGACTTATGATGTGCATAATGAGGAATTATTTCACTCTTTGCCAGAGAATAAGAGGATTTCGGCGAAAGGTATTGAAGTAGGTCATATTTTTCATTTTGGTACTAAATACTCTCTTCCAATGTCGGCAACATTTAAGGGGTCGGATGGTAAAGAACATTATGTTCAGATGGGATCATATGGAATTGGTTCTATGCGTGTTGTTGCCGCTGTTATTGAGTCTTCGCATGATGAACAGGGTATTATATGGCCAGATGCAATTTCTCCTTTCCAAATTCATCTTATTAATCTCAAAATTCATGATCAAACATGTTGTGATGTATGTGAAAACATTTATGGAAGACTTTCTCAAGCGGGATGTGATGTATTTTGGGATGATGTAGATGAACAGGCTGGATCAAAGTTTGCAATGGCTGATTTGTTAGGTTTTCCTTTGCAAATCATTGTTGGTTCTAAATTTATTTCTGATTCAAAGGTTGAAATTAAATATAGATCAACAGGTATAAGAGAGGATATGTCATTGGAAGAAGTGATTAATTATGCTTCTAGTCGTTTTGTCGACGCTCGTAATACAAAGCGTGTATGA
- a CDS encoding ribonuclease J — protein sequence MIEKEELVFLPLGGVGEIGMNMALYGYGSPSNRKWIMIDCGVAFPKDYLPGVDLMFPDITFIMKERKNLMAIFITHAHEDHYGALHDLWSFLKVPVYASPFAIGLLEAKGVYDRVPKKIPCVSFQAGDKVNIGPFSIESVRVNHSIPETMALVIRSPVGNIVHTGDWKLDDDTILGDVTDEETLCSIGDEGVLALMCDSTNAMREGSFLSEKDVKKNLYNIIKDAKGCVLITAFSSSVSRICSIIDIAEQVGRKIILLGSSLKRVVSVAVGTGLIKQDQYFLPEENFGSYPREQLIIIATGSQGEARSALAQLSRGGMRNVALAEKDIVIFSSRSIPGNEVAIGQIRNQLIEQGVQIISEDAEYPVHVSGHPYRDDLKRMYQWIRPQSLIAIHGEPAHLVAHKELALQEGIAHVPSVRNGKILRVFPDPIEIVGEVVHGRFLKDGFLVGKFADLGIAKRKALSFVGHLSVNVLLDNNYNIVGVPEIVDVGIPSYGVDGEKINKILLKTVIETVINFPRSCRKDSKLLRDSISSALRSYLKHTWGKKPIVTVFVNKISSR from the coding sequence ATGATAGAAAAGGAAGAATTGGTTTTTTTACCGCTTGGTGGGGTGGGTGAAATTGGTATGAACATGGCTCTTTATGGCTATGGTTCTCCTAGTAATCGTAAGTGGATAATGATTGACTGTGGCGTTGCGTTTCCCAAAGATTATTTGCCAGGTGTGGATCTTATGTTTCCGGATATTACTTTTATTATGAAAGAGCGGAAAAACCTTATGGCGATTTTCATTACGCATGCGCATGAAGATCATTATGGTGCGTTGCATGATTTATGGTCATTTCTCAAGGTCCCTGTCTATGCTTCGCCTTTTGCTATTGGTCTTTTAGAGGCAAAAGGAGTATATGATCGTGTTCCTAAAAAGATTCCATGTGTATCTTTTCAGGCAGGGGATAAAGTCAATATCGGACCGTTTTCTATAGAATCTGTGCGCGTAAATCATTCAATTCCTGAAACAATGGCATTAGTTATCCGTTCTCCCGTCGGTAATATTGTCCATACAGGTGATTGGAAGCTAGATGATGATACGATATTGGGTGATGTCACTGATGAAGAGACTTTGTGTTCTATAGGGGATGAAGGTGTTCTTGCATTGATGTGCGATTCTACCAATGCCATGCGTGAAGGATCTTTTTTATCAGAGAAGGATGTTAAGAAAAACCTTTATAATATCATTAAGGATGCTAAAGGTTGTGTATTGATTACAGCTTTTTCATCCAGCGTTAGTAGAATTTGTAGTATTATAGATATCGCTGAACAAGTTGGCCGAAAAATAATTCTTCTAGGATCGTCATTAAAGCGTGTGGTGAGCGTTGCGGTAGGTACGGGACTTATCAAACAAGATCAATATTTTCTTCCAGAAGAGAATTTTGGATCATATCCTCGTGAACAATTAATTATTATAGCAACTGGCAGTCAAGGAGAAGCCCGTTCTGCTTTAGCTCAGTTATCACGTGGTGGAATGCGTAATGTAGCATTAGCTGAGAAAGATATTGTTATTTTTTCTTCGCGATCTATACCGGGTAATGAAGTGGCGATAGGGCAAATACGAAATCAATTAATTGAACAAGGTGTACAGATTATATCTGAAGATGCAGAATATCCAGTGCATGTTTCAGGTCATCCATATCGTGATGATTTAAAACGTATGTATCAGTGGATTCGTCCACAATCTTTAATTGCAATCCATGGAGAACCTGCACATCTTGTTGCGCATAAGGAACTTGCTTTACAAGAAGGTATTGCGCATGTTCCCTCTGTTCGAAATGGTAAGATATTACGTGTTTTCCCAGATCCTATAGAGATTGTAGGTGAGGTAGTACATGGGCGTTTTCTAAAAGATGGCTTTTTGGTTGGTAAATTTGCAGACTTAGGTATTGCTAAGAGAAAAGCCCTTTCTTTTGTGGGGCATTTATCTGTAAATGTGCTTCTTGATAATAATTATAATATCGTTGGTGTTCCAGAAATTGTTGATGTTGGTATACCTTCTTATGGTGTTGATGGGGAAAAAATTAACAAAATATTGTTGAAAACAGTGATTGAAACAGTCATTAATTTTCCTCGATCTTGTCGTAAAGATTCAAAATTATTACGAGATTCGATTAGTAGTGCTTTACGTTCTTACCTCAAACATACTTGGGGTAAAAAGCCTATTGTTACTGTTTTCGTTAATAAAATATCTTCCCGATGA
- a CDS encoding biotin--[acetyl-CoA-carboxylase] ligase has translation MLVDFDEYKKNCNFRYEFVDTIVSTNDECITRALSGDLGNLWIIASRQTAGRGRRGKKWISDEGNLYASLLLVDSVSKDSITLLSFAIAVAMRSIVASVLPVGADVKIKWPNDVLISQRKVAGILIETLDLKSGLQAIVIGIGLNVSNSPLGTPYLVTSLREEGCDTHLEDIFPFFFQHIAKILDIWRKDTGREEIMRLWRRFAYGLGDIITVNLPHSSILGRFIGVDDFGYLLLEEKEGFVRQIFTGDIFI, from the coding sequence ATGCTTGTTGATTTTGATGAATATAAAAAAAACTGTAACTTTCGATATGAGTTCGTTGATACTATCGTTTCTACCAATGATGAATGTATTACTCGTGCATTATCCGGTGATTTGGGAAATTTATGGATAATTGCTTCTCGTCAAACTGCCGGTCGAGGTCGTAGGGGGAAAAAATGGATTTCGGATGAGGGCAATCTCTATGCCTCGTTATTATTGGTTGATTCTGTATCGAAGGATTCTATAACGCTCTTATCATTTGCTATTGCTGTTGCTATGCGTTCAATTGTAGCATCTGTGCTTCCTGTTGGGGCAGATGTTAAGATAAAATGGCCGAATGACGTGTTGATTTCTCAACGTAAGGTTGCTGGAATTTTGATTGAGACTTTAGATTTAAAAAGTGGTTTACAAGCAATTGTGATTGGAATAGGATTGAACGTTAGTAATTCCCCCTTAGGTACTCCGTATCTTGTTACATCGTTGAGAGAAGAGGGGTGTGATACTCATTTGGAGGATATTTTCCCATTTTTTTTTCAACATATTGCAAAAATATTGGATATTTGGAGAAAAGATACTGGAAGGGAAGAAATTATGAGACTTTGGCGTCGTTTTGCTTATGGTCTAGGTGATATTATTACGGTTAATTTACCTCATAGTTCTATTTTAGGTCGTTTCATTGGAGTTGATGATTTTGGATATTTATTGTTAGAAGAAAAAGAAGGTTTTGTTCGTCAAATTTTTACAGGAGATATTTTTATATAG
- a CDS encoding NADH-quinone oxidoreductase subunit N, which yields MIPISFINDFRLCIPEIIIASGILFLLLMGVFSRRKNSFHLVFFPILLLIAAFISLLIMPYEGIGLGGLYIADRFSTFVKYIILLSSIVIFVEMFRYIHLKPFSHFEFPVIILMAILGMLCMTSANDMISFYMALELQSLALYVLIAMNRKNVLSIEAALKYFVLGVFSSTFLLYGISFIYGFTGCTNFSQIATFFFAGQQYFVLIVGVVLILVGLFFKMALVPFHMWIPDVYQGSPMFVTSFLATVPKFVVTMALCRITSVFWPILSDVLHIFMFVSIVSMVLGSVVAIQQHNLKRLMAYSAIGHAGYALIGFSTGTFGIIAMIRYMVIYLIMTIGFFACILSLRCKDRKNIKNISDLAGLSRQDVFLTSALTIFLFSLAGIPPFAGFFGKYFLLIAAVKKEFYALTIIALLSSVISAYYYLRMISILWFDPTTSGIIIVARELKWVISACALFVVGYFLIENILYSWITRMVVSLF from the coding sequence ATGATTCCTATAAGTTTTATAAATGATTTTCGTCTTTGTATCCCTGAGATAATTATTGCTTCTGGCATTCTTTTCCTTCTTTTAATGGGTGTGTTTTCGCGGCGTAAAAATTCTTTTCACTTGGTTTTTTTTCCAATATTGTTGCTGATAGCTGCTTTTATCTCTCTTCTTATTATGCCTTATGAGGGGATAGGGCTTGGGGGATTGTATATTGCGGATCGCTTTTCAACTTTTGTAAAGTATATTATTTTATTAAGTAGCATTGTAATTTTCGTAGAGATGTTCCGCTATATTCATTTGAAACCTTTTAGTCATTTCGAGTTTCCTGTAATTATTTTGATGGCTATTTTAGGTATGCTTTGTATGACTTCAGCGAATGATATGATCTCTTTCTACATGGCATTGGAATTACAATCTTTGGCGCTTTATGTTCTTATTGCTATGAATCGCAAGAATGTATTGTCGATTGAAGCTGCTTTGAAGTATTTTGTATTAGGAGTTTTTTCTTCTACTTTTTTACTCTATGGCATTTCTTTCATTTATGGATTTACGGGTTGTACAAATTTTTCACAAATAGCCACATTTTTTTTTGCTGGACAGCAATATTTTGTTCTCATTGTCGGAGTTGTACTTATTCTAGTGGGTCTTTTCTTTAAAATGGCATTAGTTCCATTTCATATGTGGATACCAGATGTTTATCAAGGGTCCCCTATGTTTGTTACTTCTTTTCTAGCAACTGTCCCTAAATTTGTAGTTACGATGGCTCTTTGTCGCATCACGAGTGTTTTTTGGCCTATTCTTTCTGACGTATTGCATATTTTTATGTTTGTTTCTATTGTTTCAATGGTTCTGGGTTCTGTTGTTGCTATTCAACAGCATAATTTGAAACGTCTGATGGCCTATTCCGCGATAGGTCATGCAGGGTATGCTTTGATTGGTTTTTCTACTGGTACTTTTGGTATTATTGCTATGATTAGGTATATGGTTATTTACCTGATTATGACGATTGGATTTTTTGCCTGTATTTTATCTCTCCGTTGCAAGGATAGAAAAAACATTAAAAATATTTCTGACCTTGCAGGTTTGTCGCGACAAGATGTTTTTTTGACATCTGCCTTGACTATTTTTCTTTTTTCTTTAGCGGGTATTCCGCCTTTTGCGGGGTTTTTTGGTAAGTATTTTCTCCTTATTGCTGCGGTAAAAAAAGAATTTTACGCTTTAACTATAATTGCTTTACTTTCTTCTGTTATATCAGCTTACTATTATTTGCGTATGATCAGCATCCTTTGGTTTGATCCGACAACATCAGGTATCATAATTGTTGCAAGAGAGTTGAAATGGGTTATTTCTGCATGTGCTCTATTTGTTGTTGGTTATTTCTTAATTGAAAATATTTTGTATTCATGGATTACGAGGATGGTTGTTTCGCTATTTTGA
- a CDS encoding NADH-quinone oxidoreductase subunit M, whose translation MNLPLLSIITFMPFLGVFLILCSCYLGYGRRSFFGIALGISTINFILSLFIWALFDKGNSGFQMIEYYHWIDYFCSYHLGVDGISIIFVVLTAFLTPFCILSSWRSIQGNFKEYMIAFLILESMTIGSFLSLDMLLFYIFFEASLIPLFIIIGVWGGNERVYAAYKFFLYTFFGSVLMLSAIIFMCWDKKTSSIISLYASSSFPFHTQCWMWLAFFFSFAIKIPMFPFHTWLPSAHVQAPTAGSVFLAGIMLKMGGYGLIRFLLPLFPLASQYFSPVIFFLSVIAIIYASLISMVQTDIKKLIAYSSIAHMGYVTIGIFSGIKSGVEGAMFQMFSHGLVSSALFFCVGMIYDRMHTRDIFAYGGLVNNMPRYAVVMMIFTMANLGLPGTSGFIGEFLVIMSIFQYNNMLAVFACFGVVLSALYSLWLYRKVVFGVSKSEEVKNLKDLSLRERYIIYPIAVLTVLFGIYPMPILNTVAFPISSVVDNYLSKTGNGISINR comes from the coding sequence ATGAATTTGCCTCTTCTTTCAATTATAACTTTTATGCCATTCCTAGGAGTATTTCTTATTTTATGCTCTTGTTATTTGGGATATGGTCGCCGTTCTTTTTTCGGTATTGCTTTAGGGATAAGCACTATAAATTTTATTTTGTCCTTATTTATTTGGGCTCTATTCGATAAGGGGAATAGTGGCTTCCAAATGATAGAATATTATCATTGGATTGATTATTTTTGCAGTTATCATCTTGGTGTTGATGGGATATCAATTATTTTTGTAGTTCTTACTGCTTTTCTTACTCCTTTTTGCATTTTGTCGAGTTGGAGATCTATTCAAGGGAATTTCAAGGAGTACATGATTGCTTTTCTTATCCTTGAATCCATGACCATAGGTTCTTTTTTATCATTAGATATGTTGTTGTTTTACATATTTTTTGAAGCCAGTTTAATTCCCCTATTTATTATTATAGGTGTGTGGGGAGGAAACGAGCGTGTTTACGCAGCGTATAAGTTTTTTCTTTATACATTTTTTGGTTCTGTTCTTATGCTCTCTGCCATTATATTTATGTGTTGGGACAAAAAGACCAGCAGTATTATTAGTCTTTATGCAAGTAGTAGTTTTCCATTCCATACGCAGTGTTGGATGTGGTTGGCTTTTTTCTTTTCTTTTGCGATAAAAATTCCGATGTTTCCTTTTCATACTTGGTTGCCTAGTGCTCATGTACAAGCGCCAACTGCTGGTTCAGTATTTTTAGCTGGTATTATGCTTAAAATGGGTGGTTATGGTTTGATTAGATTTCTATTACCTCTTTTCCCTTTAGCTTCTCAATATTTTTCTCCGGTAATCTTTTTTCTCTCCGTAATAGCCATAATATACGCTTCTCTCATTTCAATGGTGCAAACAGATATAAAAAAGCTTATAGCATATTCTTCAATAGCTCATATGGGGTATGTGACAATTGGTATATTTTCAGGGATAAAGAGCGGTGTTGAAGGGGCAATGTTTCAAATGTTTTCCCATGGACTTGTATCTAGTGCTTTGTTTTTTTGTGTTGGAATGATTTATGATCGTATGCATACGCGTGATATTTTCGCTTATGGTGGGTTAGTGAATAATATGCCAAGATATGCAGTAGTAATGATGATATTTACCATGGCTAATTTAGGTCTTCCTGGTACATCCGGTTTTATCGGAGAATTTTTAGTTATTATGTCTATTTTCCAATATAATAATATGCTTGCTGTTTTTGCATGTTTTGGTGTTGTATTGTCTGCATTATACTCTTTATGGCTTTATCGTAAGGTTGTGTTTGGTGTATCAAAAAGTGAAGAAGTGAAGAATTTAAAAGATTTGTCATTACGAGAGCGTTATATAATATATCCAATTGCTGTATTAACAGTTCTTTTTGGCATATATCCTATGCCGATTTTAAATACTGTTGCTTTTCCTATTTCTTCTGTAGTTGATAATTATTTATCGAAAACAGGAAACGGTATTTCTATAAATAGATAG